Below is a genomic region from Pyrococcus kukulkanii.
AATAGAGGCTGGAAGGTACTATGCTAGTGTATTCTTTTCCCAGCAGGCCGCTGAAAAAGCCCTTAAGGCCCTGTACATCGAGGTCAAAAAAGAACTTCCCCCGAAAACTCATAGCTTAATTAGGTTATCCCAAGAATTAAACATTAAAGATGAGGAAATCCTCGATGCAGTTCTTGACCTCAATCCCGAATACACCGTTACGAGGTATCCTGATGCTGCAAACGAAGTTCCAGCGAGAATATACAACAGGAGATCCGCAGTAGAGCACTTTGAAAAAGCTAAGAAGGTGA
It encodes:
- a CDS encoding HEPN domain-containing protein is translated as MREEARLLWEQALEDLKTAEVLIEAGRYYASVFFSQQAAEKALKALYIEVKKELPPKTHSLIRLSQELNIKDEEILDAVLDLNPEYTVTRYPDAANEVPARIYNRRSAVEHFEKAKKVMEFCRKRLKV